In Marasmius oreades isolate 03SP1 chromosome 1, whole genome shotgun sequence, one DNA window encodes the following:
- a CDS encoding uncharacterized protein (CAZy:GH92) has product MVSPKHLFFLVLLNAVNAQQSPEVQRRISDAIKKAANQSNPDYTAFVNPFIGTDNDGDVCPGASIPFGMVKFSTDMTGYAPAGYVTDPTRFIRGISPLHDSGTGSSLGTYGNFEVMPLVCPNGFQTCTTRLNDRQRHRKRNTDDASPGYFSQTLDNDIKMEATSTRRAGLERFTFPSNSKPYFVIDLANDLPVSFAGGTLNIDPVKGRITIGGSYGSSFGPGRYNYNAFACYDLLEGGKQALDEYGVWTGDNFGLDAKGLGQTHLNLSRNLFGGVYESGALFSYKGTPQTITLRVGISFISTDQACANAESEVGSSTFEQILAQSKSLWNDRLKKIELDLAGTPANVTEMFYSSLYRASLTPNNATGEAQAEFFGTKSFYFDSLYCSWDTFRTFFPLMSLHSPVEFAQIVDTYIDGWRKLGWMPECRANNLPGWTQGGSSGDNIVSHFAIYYHNEAARLGIDLNELYSALLADGDINPPEWNTLGRQVNVYKQFGFVPFAVLDTSSTGRQTREGSRTLEYAFEDFGIRQVALLLGKTDDEARYTNRSLFYRNVWDPSIESDGFKGFMQKRFSNGTFSFQDPKNCSPKDNNDSRACSLQSNNVNGFYESSSWEYSWYVPHDTGHLIELMGGNDTFISRLDHFFDAGYYLAGNEPSFQTPIGYHYANQPARSVDRVRQVVFDNFDIIPAGLPGNDDQAAMGSLLAFHLLGLYPVPSTSRLLILSPFTPKYTIHNSFLNSSTTVTVKGFDPKSVQRTIPQGAAAYVQNVTVNGKPVESRCHFDFYDVFRLGGEVVIEVTADKDAANNCGGSLPESLSTGGFVTIR; this is encoded by the exons ATGGTTTCCCCGAAGCACTTGTTCTTCCTCGTTCTTTTGAACGCGGTGAACGCGCAACAGTCGCCGGAAGTCCAGAGACGTATTTCCGACGCAATTAAGAAAGCCGCCAACCAATCTAATCCTGATTATACTGCGTTCGTCAACCCATTCATTGGGACTG ACAATGACGGCGACGTGTG TCCTGGTGCATCTATTCCATTTGGCATG GTGAAATTCTCGACAGATATGACTGGTTACGCTCCCGCTG GTTATGTTACTGATCCCACACGCTTCATCCGCGGGATAAGTCCTCTGCACGATAGTGGTACGGGTTCGTCTTTGGGAACGTATGGGAACTTTGAAGTTATGCCACTCGTGTGTCCCAACGGGTTCCAGACATGCACAACCCGCCTCAATGACCGACAAAGACATCGGAAGCGCAATACTGACG ATGCTTCCCCGGGCTATTTTTCTCAGACTCTGGACAATGACATAAAGATGGAAGCTACCTCCACCCGAAGAGCAGGCCTAGAAAGGTTTACTTTTCCCTCAAACTCCAAACCCTACTTCGTCATAG ATCTTGCCAATGACTTGCCCGTATCGTTCGCCGGTGGAACACTGAACATCGACCCTGTGAAGGGACGCATTACAATCGGAGGTTCATACGGGTCTAG TTTCGGACCTGGACGTTATAATTACAACGCATTCGCATGTTATGATCTTCTTGAAGGAGGTAAGCAAGCCTTGGATGAGTATGGGGTATGGACTGGAGACAA CTTCGGTCTCGACGCCAAAGGTCTCGGTCAAACCCATTTGAACCTTTCTCGTAATCTTTTCGGAGGTGTCTACGAATCTGGAGCTCTCTTTTCTTATAAAGGGACTCCACAAACGATCACCCTTCGAGTCGGAATTTCGTTCATTTCGACCGACCAAGCTTGTGCCAATGCTGAATCTGAAGTTGGATCCTCAACGTTCGAGCAGATTCTGGCACAGAGCAAGTCGTTGTGGAATGATAGGCTGAAGAAGATCGAGCTTGACCTCGCGGGTACTCCGGCAAATGTGACGGAGATGTTCTATTCATCACTCTATCGAGCGTCATTGACACCG AACAACGCGACTGGCGAAGCACAGGCCGAGTTCTTTGGGACAAAGTCGTTCTATTTTGATTCTCTCTATTGCAG CTGGGACACT TTCCGAACATTCTTCCCACTAATGTCACTTCACTCGCCGGTGGAGTTTGCCCAGATAGTCGACACTTACATCGACGGGTGGCGTAAACTAGGCTGGATGCCTGAGTGCAG AGCCAACAACCTCC CTGGTTGGACTCAAGGAG GCTCAAGTGGAGACAACATCGTATCCCATTTCGCAATCTATTACCATAACGAAGCCGCACGTCTGGGTATCGATCTCAACGAGCTCTACTCTGCCTTGCTGGCAGACGGGGACATCAATCCCCCAGAATGGAATACGTTGGGTCGACAAGTCAATGTTTACAA GCAATTCGGTTTTGTCCCTTTCGCAGTTTTGGATACCAGCAGTACTGGTCGTCAAACAAGGGAAGGCAGCAGGACGTTGGAA TATGCATTCGAAGACTTTGGTATCCGTCAAGTCGCCCTTCTCCTTGGGAAGACGGACGATGAGGCTCGATATACTAATCGTTCACTG TTCTACAGAAATGTCTGGGATCCCTCGATTGAGAGTGATGGGTTCAAAG GGTTCATGCAGAAACGGTTCTCGAATGGAACTTTCTCTTTCCAGGACCCCAAGAATTGCTCTCCGAAGGACAACAACGACTCCAGAGCTTGCTCGTTGCAAAGCAACAACGTGAACGGATTTTATGAATCTTCGTCATGGGAGTATAGTTG GTATGTTCCCCATGACACCGGTCACTTGATAGAGCTCATGGGTGGCAAT GACACATTCATTTCGAGATTGGACCATTTCTTCGAT GCCGGATATTACCTCGCTGGAAATGAGCCATCCTTCCAG ACCCCCATCGGGTACCATTATGCCAATCAACCCGCACGTTCGGTCGATCGCGTTCGACAGGTTGTTTTCGATAACTTTGATATCA TACCCGCGGGTCTACCGGGCAATGACGACCAAGCCGCCATGGGAAGCCTTCTTGCATTCCACCTTCTCGGCCTCTACCCCGTTCCATCAACTAGCCGTCTGCTCATTCTCTCACCATTCACGCCCAAATACACGATCCACAATTCATTCCTCAACTCTTCCACTACTGTCACTGTCAAAGGATTTGATCCCAAGTCAGTGCAGAGAACGATTCCTCAAGGCGCGGCGGCTTATGTTCAGAATGTCACGGTTAACGGCAAACCGGTCGAATCGAGATGCCATTTCGATTTCTATGATGTATTCAGGTTGGGAGGAGAGGTAGTGATTGAGGTCACGGCAGACAAAGATGCGGCGAACAACTGCGGTGGATCTTTGCCGGAAAGTTTGTCTACTGGTGGATTCGTTACAATTCGTTGA
- a CDS encoding uncharacterized protein (CAZy:AA2) has product MPLSFLRAPIRKAVIRPSLARSSALKPAARAFAIRRYSTENAGFSSGSSPPPKSSNTALFAGLAVIGVGGAAYYFLSDSGDAVKSGVQAAKVMANFVPSKEDYQKVYNCITEIIDDAGDYDDGSHGPVLLRLAWHSSGTYDKDTKTGGSNYATMRFDPESRHGANAGLNLARDLMEKVKTQFPWISYGDLWTLAGVAAVQEMGGPKIPWRPGRIDGVAADATPDGRLPDATQGADHVRQIFYRMGFNDQEIVALLGAHALGRCHTDRSGFTGPWTFSPTTFTNDFYKLLFDEKWIWKKWNGPKQLEDKTTGTLMMLPTDYVLVQDKSFRKHAKAYADDVDLFFKDFSAAVSRLFELGVPTQQFVTTKAWIMKSSDEQEPEKK; this is encoded by the exons ATGCCACTCTCTTTTCTACGCGCACCCATCAGAAAGGCTGTTATTCGTCCTTCTCTTGCCCGGTCCTCAGCATTGAAACCCGCCGCCAGGGCTTTTGCAATTCGTAGATATTCTACTGAGAACGCTGGCTTTAGTTCGGGATCCAGCCCACCTCCAAAATCTTCCAATACCGCCCTTTTCGCTGGGCTAGCAGTGATTGGCGTTGGCGGTGCTGCATACTACTTCTTGAGTGACTCGGGAGATGCAGTCAAGTCTGGCGTCCAAGCCGCCAAAGTTATGGCCAACTTTGTGCCGTCTAAGGAAGATTATCAAAAG GTGTACAATTGTATTACTGAAATCATCGATGACGCTGGCGACTACGATG ATGGTTCTCATGGCCCAGTCCTTCTACGGCTTGCATGGCATTCGTCTGGAACGTACGATAAAGATACGAAAACCGGCGGAAG CAATTATGCCACAATGCGGTTTGACCCTGAGTCCCGTCATGGTGCCAACGCAGGCCTTAACCTCGCCAGAGATCTAATGGAGAAGGTCAAGACGCAGTTTCCGTGGATAAGTTATGGCGACCTATGGACATTAGCTGGTGTCGCTGCTGTTCAG GAAATGGGAGGACCAAAGATTCCCTGGCGTCCTGGTCGTATCGACGGTGTCGCCGCTGACGCGACTCCAGACGGTCGTCTGCCCGATGCCACACAAGGCGCAGACCACGTTAGACAG ATCTTTTATCGTATGGG ATTCAACGATCAGGAAATTGTTGCGCTTCTTGGTGCACACGCTCTTGGTCGTTGTCACACTGACCG CTCTGGTTTCACCGGACCTTGGACATTCTCGCCCACCACTTTCACAAACGATTTCTACAAATTGCTTTTTGACGAGAA GTGGATTTGGAAGAAGTGGAATGGTCCTAAGCAGCTCGAAGACAAGACGACTGGTACCCTCATGATGTTACC CACTGACTACGTCCTCGTCCAAGACAAGTCTTTCAGAAAACACGCAAAGGCATATGCTGACGATGtcgacctcttcttcaaaga TTTTTCAGCAGCGGTTTCTCGTCTTTTCGAACTCGGTGTACCCACGCAACAGTTTGTCACCACGAAGGCCTGGATAATGAAGAGCTCAGATGAGCAGGAGCCTGAGAAGAAGTGA